The genomic window GGGGTCATCGCCTCGACCCAGACGTGGATCGACGTCACCCTCGACGACGGCGCGCAGCAGACGCTGGCCGTCCCGGGCGCCGAGGCGCTTCCGGTGCTCACTCCGTTGAGCCTCGCGGCCCTGGCCCTGGGCGCCGCCCTCTCGATCGTCGGTCCGGTGCTGCGCTACGTCTTCGGCGCGCTGGGCGTGCTCATCGCAGCGTTCGTGGGCTTCGGGACCGTTCAGATCCTGTTCTCGACTCCCGTCTCGGCGACGGCGGCGACCGTCACCGACGCGACGGGCATCTCGGGAACGGATGCCGTGGCCTCGCTCGTCTCGGGCCTGTCCCTGACCCCATGGCCGGCGGTGACGCTCATCGCGCAGGTGGTGCTGTTCGCGGCATCCCTCTTCACTCTCGTCACCGCTCGCCGTTGGGCATCTGGGGCGAGCCGCAAGTACCGCACGGCCGAAGAGGCACGCACCGCCACGGGTCGCCCGCACGACGC from Microbacterium testaceum includes these protein-coding regions:
- a CDS encoding Trp biosynthesis-associated membrane protein, producing the protein MRRARSSAVLAMLLAGAVGVIASTQTWIDVTLDDGAQQTLAVPGAEALPVLTPLSLAALALGAALSIVGPVLRYVFGALGVLIAAFVGFGTVQILFSTPVSATAATVTDATGISGTDAVASLVSGLSLTPWPAVTLIAQVVLFAASLFTLVTARRWASGASRKYRTAEEARTATGRPHDAIDSWDDLSRGDDPTA